The following nucleotide sequence is from Hippopotamus amphibius kiboko isolate mHipAmp2 chromosome 11, mHipAmp2.hap2, whole genome shotgun sequence.
CCaaattagtagaagaaaagaaataataaatatcagtgcagacataaatgaaatagaggctaaaaaatagaaaagatcaatataactaagagttggttctttgaaaagagaaacaaaattgataagtctATAGCCatgctcatcaagaaaaaagaaggcccagataaataaaataagaaatgaaaaagaagttgttAGAAtgaataccacagaaatacaaaggatcttaAGAAATTACTATGAATAATTTTACTACAAGAAAATGGGCAGCCTATAAGGTGGACaattttctagaaatgtacaatctcccaagactgaatcagaaagaaatagaaaatatgaacagaccaataaccagtaaataaattgaatcagtaataaaaaaataaaaaactcctaacaaacaaaagtccaggaacagatggctgccaaagtgaattttaccaaacatttaaagaattaacaactatccttctcaaactattccaaataatGAAGAGTaaggaacattttaaaactcattctacaaggccagcattaccctgatatcaaaaccagacaaagacgccacagacacacagacacacacacacacacacacatacacacatcacagGCTAGTATCACTGACAAACATAGGCTCAAAacatttcaacaaaattttagctAATCAAATTCAAccatacattaaaaggatcatacaccatgataaagtgaGGTTTATATCAGGAatgtaaggatggttcaatatccatgAATCAATCATTGTGATTGATTAACAggcattaacaaattgaagaatacaaTATATGTGATCATTTCAACATATACAACAAATCTTCTGataaatttcaacatccatttataataaaaactctcaaaaattgGTATACTTCACCACAAATAAAAGTCCagatatgacaaacctacagccaattTTATACTTGACATGGAAAAGCCAAAAGCActttctctaagatcagaaacaatagaaggatgcccattctcaccacttttattcagcctAGAATTGGAAGTCTGAGCCACAGTaatcaggcaaggaaaagaaatccaactttgaaaagaagaatcaaaactgtcactttttgcagatgacatgataacatgtatagaaaatcctcaagatgccatGAAAAACTGCTTGAAGtcaccaatgaatttggtaaagtttcaggatacaaaattaatatacagaaatctgttgtgtttttatacactaacaatgaactatcagaaagagaaattaagaaagcaatctcgtttacaattgcatcaaaaataaaatacctaggaatggacctacctaaggaggtgaaagacctgtacttggaaaactctaagacactgatgaaagaaattgaagacaatacaaacaaatggaaaatatactgtgttcatgggttgcaagaataaatattgttaaaatgactgtactacccaaggccatctacagattcaatgtaatccctattcaatcgccaatggcatttttcacagaactagaacaaataattctaaaattcatgtggaaacactaaagaccccagataaccaaaacaatcttgagatagaagaacaaagatggaggtatcatgctcactgatttcaaactgtactacaaaaatacagtaatcaaaacagtatgtactGGCAAAAAGCAGATGCATAGAtaaatgtaacagaatagagagttcagaagaagtttctaaaagaaaacataggcattaCACTCTTTGAtgtcagtcttagcaatattttttaacatgtctccataggcaagggaaacaaaaacaaaaataagcaaatgggaccaaatgaagccaaaaagcttttgcacagtaaaggaagctatccacaaaaggaaaaagctgTCTACTGAATGAGCaggatatttacaaatgatatctCAACTACagggttaatatgcaaaatacacaaagaactcatacaactcaacataaaaaaaccccacaatgcaattaaaaatgggtagatGACTTGAatcaacatttttccaaagaagacatatagatggctaacaggcacatgaaaagatgatcaacatcactaattatcagagaaatgtaaatcaaaaccacactgagatcctacctcacacctgtcataatggctattatcaaaaaaggcaacaaataacaagtgttggtaaggaagaggagaaaagagaacccttgtgcacttgttggtagaaatgtaaatttttgcagccactatgaaaaacaatatggagttttctcaaataattaaaaatagaactaccatatgattcagtaagtcctcttctggatatttatctgaagaaaatgacaaCACTAATtgtaaaagatatatgcacccctgtgttcactgcagcattatttacaacagccaagatatggaagcaacctaagttgtGCTCATCCATAGATAATGGATAATGAAGTGAAgatgtagtgtgtatatatatttatataaaatatatatttaatattccatatatataatggaatattaatcagccattcaaaaaataaaaccttaccacttgtgacaacatgggtaaACTTataaggtattatgctaagtgaaataaatcagagaaagaccaataccttatcatttcacttacatgtgtaatcttaaaaaatgtaacaaataaacAAGCATAACGatgcagaaacagagtcatagatatagagaagaaGCAGACAGTCACCAGAAGGGATGAGGGTGGAAAAATGAGAGAGATAAGTGAAGGCAATCatgaggtacaaacttccagttccaaaataaatgagtcagagGTATGAAATGCACAGTGTGGAAAATATAGTCAGCAATTATGTAATACCTTTACATGGTGGCTGATGGTAAccagacttatcatggtgatcattttggaATCTATGGAAATATTGAGTTACtatgttgtgcagcagaaacaaCATAGAGCTGTAGGCAAACTATACTTTAAAACTAACTAACTTATCTAATTAActaacatagaaaaagagatcatattTATGGTTAGCAGaagcaggggttgggggaaaagggaattggatgaaggtagtctaAAGGTACACATTTCCAGTGATAAAATAAATAGGTTCtagggatgtaatgcacaacatgataaatataattaactttgatgaatgttatatgtgaaagttgttaagCATGGATCCTGGGAATtctcatcagaaggaaaacatttttttttcttttgtatctataaGAGATTATGACTGTTCATTAAACTTGTAGCAATTATTGCATGATGCATGTAAGACAAATTATTGTGCTGTATACCTTGAACTTATATAATgcagtatgtcaattatatctcaaaacaactggaagggaaaagaaaagacaatgtgTCCCCTAAAATATAAGCCaacaaaaaaaatgagcaaaaaatttCCAAAGGAATAAGTACATATAAATGGCCAGTAAGAACATTAAAATTTGCTTGTggtagtcattaaggaaatgcaaattaaaataatgttgatactatgtatctatatatatgtgtatatatatacacacatacatacatatatacatatgtatatataaggagatatatatatatatatatatatcctcattGGTGAGGTTATGAAtcaattggaactctcatacatttctCATAGGAGAATACATGGTAGTTTTTTCCATGGATTGTAGCAAGAAATTGAAAACCATTAATCATATGTACCCTAATACCTAAAGATCTATTTTTCTTTGGAAGGACTCTATTTCAAAAACACCATAAATATCCAGAAAGTTTATGTACAtagttaattatttaattttaatttgatgtaTTCTTTGCCAGTGaggtttttcctattttttggtTAAGGTTTTTCAGAGATTGAACAAAAATAGTCAgaaattatgctttaaaaatttggaattgaaaattacttcatttaaaataaattctgatgatataatttttgcatttattttgtaattttaagtttattataATTACACAATTATGTTATACTGAATTCAGATTTTTATCtatgtgtgtaaatatacatatacatgtgtgccatgtatttatgattttttccataaagtcttctttttttatatatatttttgttgattttacaATACTAACTGCTATTATGTGGCCTGCATATTTAAGTGTGAGAACTCATTTATTCAACTGTATTGTCTAAATGCTTATTTTAACCAtatgtccttttattttatttttgctttcatttgatTGACttatacactgatttttttacaggtcaaagttttaattttttcatgacATTTTTAGAATATTAGGTGTTCATCTAACTAGAATGTAAATTTTTTGTAGAGTTCCATTATAGTTTCCAGATTAAagattagtatttttaaatgagtttagtTGCTACACTAAAAATTACATAGAAAGACTTGTAATGATttgctactttattttattagaaaaggAATGCTACtcaaaaaaaagtggaaaaataaaacctaGGGAATTCACCACCATGTTGATCCTTGTGTCCCAGGGTCactgttcttccttctctccacctttcaaAGTCATCTTatgcttgttttatatataatgtccaaGGTTTTTTTATTGTACTTAGtggcagaaataggaaaaaatacatcCACTCCAACTTCCCTGAAATCTTTGTTCACCCACGTGTACAATTTTAAATGTACTATTTGTTCAATTATctgaatgtatttaaagaaaacaaaattactctaaaatattttaaatgatcatttaaaaaatatgtgacaaTTGTATTAGATTGAAGCATGTGGAATTGCTGATATTCAACAGTTTTTGATCTCTAAAAATGTCACTTTCATAGGAAAATCATTTCTACATtgcattaaaaatatgataaactAGGATGTCACTAATGATGTCATAGCAACCcaaatcagagaaagaaggagTGGGGAAGATAATCATAGATAACTTCAGTAATGTCACAATAATCTTGCAAGCAACTCACAAGTTAAGATCCTTggctattttcatattttaatgagTTAAAAGAAGAGGTTTGAGTTGCAAACGTTGGCACTTCTGCCAAAAATAGTTATGCAGACCATGGTTTGCAAACATCTAGGGATCATTTTGGCAAAGTATTGcttattattaagaaaattttcTGGTAAATGACAGTAAAATATCCTGACTTAATAAAATTGTTACTATAGCCTTTCAAAACATGGAAGTAAAGTGTTTTAAGTGGAGGACACTTCTTTCTAACGTGAACAAATATATGTATTGGCTAGTAAtaacacacatatattttcttaaatcaaCTGGGCTCTTGAAGTGCTAAGTTAGCTAaacattgaaaattttttttatttcacataacTGAGGTTTTAGGTAATGTTAAAAAGCAGCACCTATATAGAGGCAGGGAATAGTACTCGTTCAGTTTTCCAGTCTGCACAGATTGTGTCCCTAAGCCAGAGGGTAGTCTGAGAGCCAGGAATAAACCAGAATGCAACCTTCTTCCTCCTGAAATGCAAGGCAATTTTTTTGTAAAGAGAAGCATTAATTGTTTCTAATAATCTGTATTTATCAGGCtcataataaaacaatatttcccagattctggaaataatttttcagtgtttagagagcatttgtactttttttgtgtttttaacctttctgtatattaatagatattttattttattttatttttttatttttttgattttatgtaacatttatttttttatcccaaCCTAATTTTGGCTTTATTCCTCACCTcacatttccattcttttattagaaatccaaacttttttttaaagaaaatgtttaaagtcaTGATTATCTAGAGTTacaataaaattttcttctctcaaaAGGGGGAAAAACACAGCTTTTATTCTTGTGCTTCATTTTCAAATGCACACAACATTAATTGCATGTTAGTATATTCTTTAtaagctatttaaaataaaacccgTCATCCTTTGAGATTATTGACATTTTTCTAGTTCATTGACACATCTTCTGACACATTATTCATTTTCATGAGTGAAGTGGTAATAAAAAACAGGATTTTAATCCCTGAGGTTGCCATTGCAACACAAGATTTAGAGACTGGGCCTTAAATAATAAGCATGGATCATGCTATCTGGATCAAAATCACCTCCATAGCCTGGAGTCATTTAGATATTTGCATTTACTGGGTTAAGTGAACTCTGCTCTTCCTAGCCCTCATGCTAtaataatatttccttttgtAAAGAAATAACACATAGCAATGAAGTCTGCAGAAACTTCCGAGATCCTCAGTAATCAGAGAAAACACGAGTTCCATTTCTCTAATCTCCATCCACATTTTTGGAGAGGGTTTTCAGCAGCATCCCAAGAACTGAAAAGGTTGACGAACCAGCTTGGTTTTTCTACTTCATAAATTTAGTAAAAAGGGAGAAATCAGTCCTCCTGGCTAGAAAATGGGAGTGTACTTATCTCTGCCGCCATAACATTAGCGGAATTGCGTTCAACACTTTGTGCCCAGACCCTTCCTCTCCCAGGCGGCCAACAGCTGGGTGTGGGTTCCAGCTCCTGCCTCTAGTAGTAGCGGTTCAGGCTCCTGGTGCAAGGAACCTCGGGCTGACCATTCATCCAAATCTCCCTGATGATGCGTTCCTGCTCCTCTAGCTGCTGGGCGCGCTCCAGCTCCTCCGCTGAGGTGAAGATGTTCTTGTTCAAAGTCCTCTCAAAGCGGCGATGTCTCCTGACTGAGATGTATGATGCCGCGTCCGAGCTGCCATTCTCACTGtcactgctgttgctgctgctttcTTGGTCCTGCAGGAACTTCTTCTGAGGATGCTGCCGACAGTCTGTGTGGCAAGAGATCCTCACCACCAAGGCAGCTAGGGTAAAAACCAGCCCGATGCACACACCAGAGACAAAGTACAGAGCTGCTCGCTCAGGATTTTCTGAGACAAAGGAATAGGCCGCTAGGATGTTGCTGAGCGAAGCCATGTCCACGCGCTTGGGGATCACCAGCTCTGTGTTGTGGCAGAAGGGCAGCCTCAATGTGACATCCAGAGAAGGCCTCCTGGAGATGCTTCAGCTGGATCAAGGTGGccaccctccctttcttctcttctggggAGAGGTGTACCATCAAGAGTAGGGGAGTATCTGGTTATAACAGTTCATCCTTGGAGATGCTGGTATCAGATAGTAGAGGTTCTGAAACTTGATTGGTCTCAGTTGGCTTCTCAAGCTCTTCTCCAGAGCCACCGACGCGCACTTCCGGGGTCCTGGCTCAGGGTGCGGGAGGCCGAGCCCGGGGACCGGGAGCCGAGCACTAAGGGGAGGACGCAACAAAAATGTGGCCAGGGCTTGGGCCGCGCTGGTGCCTCGGAAAGAAATCCCAGTGGAGACACGCCGGGGCAGGCGCGGGGCACTGGCCGCGGGGTCCCGGCCTCGGCGCTCCCGGGCAGCCGTGGTGAGCCCTGCAGACGCTGGAGGAGCGCGACCCAGTGGAAGGAAAAGGTTGTCTCATTTCCTTCGGTCTTCCCCTCCACTCCACCCACTCTGCTCCGGACCTGcccgccctccccccgcccccttccccccatagatcttttaaataaactattgGGGGGCTTCATCAGTGGCCAGATGTCATTTTAAACAAACAGTTGGATActcataacattttattttaaaaataattaaataaattttctggCCAATATTTCAAAGGTAAACAACTACTTTCTGGATTTTTGGTTCAAAGCTCACTTTAGAAAACTGCCACGGTCACGAGCTAAATGGTATTAAGTCAGGGAGGAGATTAGTGGATGGATTTTGGACACATACGTACTTCAGATTGGCACTTTTCCTAGAGTGGGACAAATTGTTCCTAACTCTTGTCTGGTGGTTACTGTTAGCAATACAAAACCATTAAATTCAATAATGATCTCAGCACCAAACCTCACCCAAATAGCTTCCAGTTTCACAGCTTGAATCTCCAATTGCATTAATTCACCTCCATCCCCTGTCTAGATAGTCTTCATgatgagagatttttttccccacagactATACTTGATTTTGACAAGCCCACTCTTGGTAATCACAGTGCTTTGTACTCATTCCCAGGCTTGAGTTTTCATGAACTATTGTCAGTCAAACTGTTCACTTCCAGCTGTTAAAGTTCAGAATCATTGGACACAGTTAAGAAGTAGAGAAAGAATTTTCTTCCATCATATAAATGGTGATGATGTAATTGGAAAAAATCACTCATCTGATTACACACAATTCTCTAGTTTCATTTGTAAATGTCTGTCTCTTCAACTACTTTATTAAAGCTATAAGGGGAGCAAcaatatgtttttcttctataaaactcatagagccTATGCATGTGGCTGAGCATAGTGTTAACAGTTAATTGATGGATATTGGCTTGAATTAATAGCCTTAGACATCCAGGGTTTTTTGAGATTAATTATTCAAAGAGAAATTTTTGATTAGCCACATGTGGATCATTATCCTTACTGTGTGCTTACTATAAGAAAAACAGTGTTAGGCACAAGTGataccaaagaaaagaaagaaagggagcctTATTCTCAAGCATCATATAGACAAGTAGAAGTAATCAGATGTAGGATATAAAGAACTGCATCATGGAAGAGATATAGACAGAGCTAGAATAAttcagagaaaaagtaaaaaagatattTTGCAATTGCACCCTCTTGGAAAGAGTCATGGAAGAAATAATCTTTGACTGGACTTTTAAAAGCAAGGTAGGAATTGGATATGCAGAAATGGagggaagaaaaatgtttattgatatAATAGTATACTCATGTCATGCACTTATTTGGTGTCTACCTTGTTATTTAGATAATAACTTCTCTAAATCAGTGCTTATCTCCACCAAATGAATTCTGACATGGCAGAAATTGTGTGGGTCAGAGTTCAGTGATCATAGTGATATGTCCTAGAGGCCTTGATTATCTATGGACACCAGCTAGAAATAAATAAGGATCACATGCCAATtctaaaattgtaattttttaaatgtaattttggagaaatatttattcaagaaattatTATTGAGGCCATACTATGTTCAAGGTGTATTGATTTCTATCCTATGTAAAAAGGTAATCATAAATTATAGACAAGGTTAGAGTTAGAGATATGCATCTTAGAATGGGGAACATAAGTACAATACTTAGCATTATTGATATGGAAAAAATTATCTGTGAAAAACTTTTGAACAAGCTGGAGAATCAGCATACTTAGACACTGATACTATCTGTGCCATTTATTAGCTTTGTGGGCAAGTTACCTACCTAAATTTCAGGATTTGCTTTAACAAATAACCATGACAGAATTACCTGCTTCTTTAATTTATCATGCTGGATACCTGTAAGATAAACTTTAAGCCACAAAATGGCACTGGCATAAAGCAGAACTCAAAAATCTCAATTACTACTAATATTATTGAAGAAGGCTAAGACGGAATCCTAGAAAACATTAATATTAATGCAATAATTGGTAAAAGAAAGTAATCAAAAAGATAGAAAGAGCCAGTAAGTTGAGTGATTTCATAAAGCCTCAGGGAAAGAAGAGTTTCAACGTGTGGAAGGACAAGAGGATCACATTCTCAATCAATTTTCCCAGAGGTCCAGAAAGAAGAGTGATGAAAAGAAAGCCTTGAGATTTGAAAGGTAGCAGGTTTTGAGTGCCTTTGATTAGAACAGTTCCAGCTAGACTGTCATAGTAGAAGTTTGATGTATAGGCTTAGTGGTAAGCAAGAGGATGGAGTGAAATTACAATACTCAGTTTGATATTAAAAGTAAGCAAACTAGAGATTAAGTGGAGTATGGGATGGAGGAGATGGTTTTGTTAGAATGTGGGTCAAACGAAAGGAATAACATCCATGgaagaggaaaaattaaagagagaaagtgaagtatttaatagaaaatgtcacaaggaagattttaaaaataggatcaaAGACATGTAGAGAGATtctatgtggggaaaaaaatagtagGGAAGCCTCCTTGATTCAGAtaggaaaaatggataaaaatatagaTTGCAGATACATAGTGAAGGAGGTGTAAAGACCTTACATCTATTTCCTGGGAAGTTGAAGTCCAAGTGACCAAAAGTGAGAAGATTATTGACAGAGGAATCTGGAAGAGAAAGGATTGAAACTACTTAGAAAGGCAAGGTTGTGAATCAGGAATAAGTTAGCATTTTGCATAACATTTATGGAGGACCACATGATATTGGAATATACTAATTAAAAAAGTATATCCATCAGAATGGTtacatggttttctctgggagtGCTAGAGTTCCACCCatatgaagagagaaaaataattagacCAAGGTGGGGAGAGAACTGAAGACCCCCCCTGAGTGTTTTCAAAGTGTTTGAGTTTCAGCCTACGGAAATGAGACACCAATAGCTTGAGAGAATGAAAGAGTAGAAGATACAGTTTATGCCCTCAAGAAGGTTTTACTCTAGAAGAAAAGACTGGGGCATAAGTAAAGACAATATAAAAAAGTATAACAAGTTCTATTGAGTGATAAAACAAGTGTTACAAGgggttagaaaaaagaaaataattaaactaAGTTAATTAGAAAAGTTTATTTGATGGAAGGAACATTAATGAACT
It contains:
- the LOC130831252 gene encoding protein eva-1 homolog A-like, encoding MASLSNILAAYSFVSENPERAALYFVSGVCIGLVFTLAALVVRISCHTDCRQHPQKKFLQDQESSSNSSDSENGSSDAASYISVRRHRRFERTLNKNIFTSAEELERAQQLEEQERIIREIWMNGQPEVPCTRSLNRYY